A stretch of Sandaracinaceae bacterium DNA encodes these proteins:
- a CDS encoding CBS domain-containing protein, producing MSEATVADYMSRSPHTIGKDMSLATASKVMREHGVRHLPVLDGGQVIGILSNRDVYLLETLQDVEATRVTVEEAMSAEPYSVAADAPLKDVVVHMAEHKYGAAVIMEGKKVKGIFTTIDALRALAERL from the coding sequence ATGAGCGAAGCAACGGTGGCCGACTACATGAGTCGGAGCCCGCACACCATCGGCAAGGACATGTCCCTCGCGACGGCCAGCAAGGTCATGCGCGAGCACGGCGTGCGTCACCTCCCCGTGCTCGACGGCGGCCAGGTGATCGGCATCCTCTCGAACCGCGACGTCTACCTGCTCGAGACCCTCCAGGACGTGGAGGCGACCCGCGTGACGGTCGAGGAGGCGATGAGCGCCGAGCCCTACTCCGTGGCGGCGGACGCGCCGCTCAAGGACGTCGTGGTGCACATGGCGGAGCACAAGTACGGAGCCGCGGTGATCATGGAGGGCAAGAAGGTGAAAGGCATCTTCACCACCATCGACGCGCTGCGGGCCCTCGCCGAGCGGCTGTAG